From Psychrobacillus sp. FSL K6-2836, a single genomic window includes:
- a CDS encoding sugar ABC transporter ATP-binding protein, which produces MQNSYLNMKAIDKSFGKVNALKKAEFELKKGEVHALLGVNGAGKSTLMKVLSGVYEHDKGEILLEGEKIRIHSPKVAKDFGIYCVYQEVDTAIVSELSVAENILLDSIVAGTNIFISKKKLHSVAQNALKQLQAEDIPVEKPAFMLSLAEKQLVLIARALVSSAKIIIFDEPTAPLSLYESTKLFSVIKKLKANGVGCIFISHRLPEVFEICDRITVMGEGTLVGTYNITETSQEEIIEAMLGTSYSKDFPVRTHTLGNILLRVKDISRGEKVRNISFQVSEGEVVGIVGLVGAGKTELAKTLFGYSPHTEGSIEILGNTLKIKHPKDAIKAGMALIPEERRKEGLFVHESLQTNASFPNLQSFSRFLFMNKRREKSFAKEIIERLQIKTSSTETPLVYLSGGNQQKVAIGKWTSLDSALYLFDEPTKGVDIGAKTDIYRMVREFAEKGKGCLYFSSEIHEVLGISDRILVMYDGQIVKELSRKEATQERILLYASGGKEK; this is translated from the coding sequence ATGCAGAATTCTTATCTTAATATGAAGGCTATAGATAAATCATTTGGAAAAGTAAATGCTCTGAAAAAGGCTGAATTTGAACTTAAAAAAGGTGAAGTACATGCCTTACTTGGTGTAAATGGTGCAGGAAAAAGTACACTTATGAAAGTACTCTCGGGTGTGTATGAGCATGACAAGGGAGAAATTTTGTTAGAAGGAGAAAAAATACGTATACATTCCCCTAAAGTCGCAAAGGATTTTGGAATCTACTGTGTATATCAAGAGGTAGATACTGCAATCGTTTCAGAGCTCTCGGTTGCAGAAAATATATTGCTGGATTCCATTGTTGCTGGTACTAATATATTTATCTCCAAAAAGAAACTACATAGCGTAGCACAAAATGCCTTAAAGCAATTACAAGCTGAGGATATACCGGTAGAAAAACCAGCATTTATGCTTTCTCTGGCAGAAAAACAGTTGGTATTGATAGCGCGTGCGCTAGTAAGTTCTGCAAAGATTATTATCTTCGATGAACCAACGGCGCCCCTATCTCTTTATGAATCTACAAAGTTATTTTCAGTTATTAAAAAGCTAAAAGCAAATGGAGTAGGGTGTATATTCATATCTCATCGACTACCAGAAGTATTTGAAATTTGCGATCGGATAACTGTTATGGGCGAAGGTACGTTAGTAGGGACCTATAATATTACCGAGACTAGCCAAGAAGAGATTATTGAAGCTATGCTAGGAACTTCTTATAGCAAAGATTTTCCTGTTCGTACACATACATTGGGAAATATATTACTTCGTGTTAAAGATATTTCGAGAGGAGAAAAGGTAAGGAATATTTCTTTTCAAGTGTCTGAAGGAGAAGTTGTTGGTATTGTCGGTCTTGTTGGGGCAGGAAAAACAGAGTTAGCTAAAACATTATTTGGATATTCTCCACATACAGAAGGAAGTATTGAAATCTTAGGAAACACCTTAAAAATAAAGCATCCAAAAGATGCGATAAAAGCAGGCATGGCTCTAATTCCAGAAGAAAGACGAAAAGAAGGGCTATTTGTTCATGAATCATTGCAAACCAATGCATCTTTCCCTAATTTACAAAGTTTTTCTCGTTTCTTATTTATGAATAAAAGGAGAGAAAAGTCATTTGCGAAAGAGATTATTGAGCGTTTACAGATTAAAACAAGTAGTACAGAGACACCACTTGTTTATTTAAGTGGAGGAAATCAGCAAAAAGTTGCCATTGGTAAATGGACCTCTCTCGATTCGGCTCTTTATTTGTTCGACGAGCCAACAAAAGGCGTAGACATTGGTGCAAAAACAGATATTTATAGGATGGTTCGTGAGTTTGCTGAAAAAGGGAAGGGTTGTCTTTACTTTTCAAGTGAAATTCATGAAGTTCTAGGAATTTCTGATCGCATTTTAGTTATGTATGATGGTCAAATCGTGAAGGAATTATCACGGAAAGAAGCGACCCAGGAAAGGATTTTGCTTTATGCAAGCGGTGGTAAAGAAAAATAA
- a CDS encoding ABC transporter permease, whose product MQAVVKKNKLQERGINFLFKFGAIALLICIIIYFSSISDAFFTYANFTDILRSISIVTLLALGVTFTLVVGGFDLSVGSTMSLSTVVTASLMVWYEMPLWLVLIVPILVGVLVGLFNSFLIVIIGIPDLLATLSTMYIVAGFHRTYTEGYSIYNNMPLTSGGTAPGQFSEAFLWIGQGRLLGLPVPVWIMLILVVVAYIVLNHTRWGRILYMTGGNEEAATLSGVNTRKVKFIAYIISGIFASLAGVLFTARVGSGQIDAGTPLLMEAVAAVFVGYSVLGIGKPNALGTFFGAAVIGILLNGLTILNLPYYAFDIIKGTVLVLALAVTYVYAKKRFSRA is encoded by the coding sequence ATGCAAGCGGTGGTAAAGAAAAATAAGTTGCAAGAAAGAGGTATCAATTTTTTATTTAAGTTTGGGGCTATTGCGTTACTTATTTGTATTATTATTTATTTTAGTTCAATAAGTGATGCCTTTTTTACATATGCAAATTTCACAGATATTCTACGCTCTATTTCTATCGTTACCCTATTAGCATTGGGAGTGACTTTCACACTTGTAGTAGGAGGTTTTGACTTAAGTGTAGGGTCTACAATGTCGCTATCGACAGTTGTGACGGCATCTCTAATGGTTTGGTATGAGATGCCTTTATGGCTTGTATTAATTGTACCAATTCTAGTTGGAGTATTAGTGGGTTTGTTTAATAGTTTCCTTATTGTAATTATAGGTATTCCTGATTTACTAGCAACATTAAGTACGATGTATATTGTTGCGGGCTTTCATCGGACATATACAGAAGGATACTCAATTTACAATAATATGCCACTTACATCAGGTGGAACTGCTCCAGGGCAATTTTCAGAGGCATTTCTTTGGATCGGCCAAGGTAGATTACTTGGGTTACCTGTACCTGTTTGGATTATGTTAATACTAGTGGTAGTAGCTTATATTGTTCTCAATCATACACGCTGGGGCCGTATATTATATATGACGGGTGGAAATGAGGAAGCTGCAACATTGTCGGGAGTGAACACACGTAAAGTGAAGTTCATCGCTTATATTATTTCTGGAATTTTTGCTTCATTGGCAGGAGTATTATTCACAGCTAGGGTAGGTTCGGGTCAAATTGATGCTGGTACCCCACTTTTAATGGAGGCAGTTGCTGCAGTTTTCGTTGGCTATTCCGTTTTAGGAATTGGGAAGCCTAATGCACTGGGTACTTTTTTTGGAGCAGCAGTAATTGGAATCTTATTGAACGGCCTAACCATTTTAAATTTACCTTATTATGCATTTGATATTATTAAAGGAACAGTATTAGTTTTGGCACTGGCAGTAACTTACGTTTACGCAAAGAAACGTTTTTCTCGGGCTTAG